A DNA window from Aestuariispira ectoiniformans contains the following coding sequences:
- a CDS encoding TenA family transcriptional regulator, whose translation MSKKIEDILASFDAEIQRRKYTDHSWTKFVLSGQATREGLKNWAIQKYHQTYLQIPIFSILHARTDSRAIRLFMVDQLIDEETSISSGGDAHYELMKRFALEMGATEEEIANTPPGGPVQRYVDEIKDVCWTEHPVVVLAAMYAGESQTAEVITQVLQKLRDQFGLSDHALEWFEVHAGDDEHADAERVLMEEEGSDLPNLEQDGLRVIDRFMTQWNHLQDYYYAITTEPTGEKQRLAG comes from the coding sequence ATGAGTAAAAAGATCGAAGACATTCTTGCCAGTTTCGACGCCGAAATCCAGCGACGGAAATACACGGACCATTCCTGGACGAAATTCGTCCTTAGCGGTCAGGCAACCAGAGAAGGCCTGAAGAACTGGGCAATCCAGAAATACCACCAGACCTATCTCCAGATTCCGATTTTTTCCATTTTGCACGCCCGCACGGACAGCCGGGCCATCCGGCTGTTCATGGTGGATCAGTTGATCGACGAGGAAACCAGCATCAGTTCCGGCGGCGACGCCCATTACGAACTGATGAAACGGTTTGCCCTGGAAATGGGGGCGACGGAAGAGGAAATCGCCAACACCCCGCCGGGCGGCCCGGTGCAGCGCTATGTCGACGAAATCAAGGATGTCTGCTGGACGGAACATCCGGTTGTCGTCCTCGCCGCCATGTATGCGGGCGAAAGCCAGACGGCGGAGGTGATCACCCAGGTTCTCCAGAAGCTGAGAGATCAGTTCGGCCTGAGCGATCACGCCCTGGAGTGGTTCGAGGTCCATGCCGGTGACGACGAACATGCCGATGCGGAACGGGTGTTGATGGAAGAGGAAGGCAGTGACCTGCCAAACCTGGAACAGGACGGGCTTCGGGTCATCGACCGTTTCATGACCCAGTGGAACCACCTGCAGGACTACTACTACGCCATCACGACAGAACCGACCGGTGAAAAACAACGGCTCGCGGGCTGA